Proteins encoded within one genomic window of Polaribacter sp. NJDZ03:
- a CDS encoding patatin family protein, whose product MKRALVISGGGSKGAFAGGVAQYLMKKEHKDYDIFIGTSTGSLMVSHLALGKLDELKDLYTNVNQKTIFSNNPFKIKKVAGEKVVSIRHLNTFWNFLNGRKTFGESKNLRTLIKKKITKEIYHEIRNNNKEVVVTVSNLTANQIEYKSINDCTYDDFCDWIWGSCNYVPFMSLLEKNNCQYADGGFGSLVPIREAILRGATEIDAIILETEVTQFNKLPATNPFSLLFDVFDFMLAHVERHNITIGKLAATNKGIKLNLYYTPTVLTTNSLVFDQTLMRKWWKSGYKYAKSKREELMSEFRPDVLTDQEIEEGIDDLEDLDL is encoded by the coding sequence ATGAAAAGAGCATTGGTAATTTCAGGAGGAGGAAGTAAAGGGGCATTTGCAGGCGGAGTTGCGCAATACTTAATGAAAAAAGAGCATAAAGATTACGATATATTTATAGGCACATCTACGGGGAGTTTAATGGTTTCTCACTTAGCTTTGGGCAAATTAGATGAACTAAAAGATCTTTACACCAATGTAAATCAGAAAACTATTTTTAGTAATAATCCTTTTAAAATTAAAAAAGTAGCCGGAGAAAAAGTAGTTAGTATTCGACATTTAAATACTTTTTGGAACTTTTTAAACGGAAGAAAAACTTTTGGAGAAAGTAAAAACTTACGAACTTTAATTAAGAAAAAAATTACTAAAGAAATATATCATGAAATTAGAAATAACAACAAAGAAGTTGTTGTAACAGTTTCTAATTTAACAGCCAATCAAATTGAATATAAATCTATAAACGATTGCACCTATGACGATTTTTGTGATTGGATTTGGGGTTCTTGCAATTATGTACCTTTTATGAGTTTGCTAGAAAAAAATAATTGTCAGTATGCAGACGGAGGTTTTGGTTCTTTAGTACCTATTAGAGAAGCTATTTTAAGAGGAGCCACAGAAATTGATGCTATTATTTTAGAAACAGAAGTTACTCAGTTTAATAAATTACCCGCTACAAACCCATTCTCTTTATTGTTTGATGTGTTCGATTTTATGTTGGCACATGTAGAAAGACACAATATTACCATTGGTAAATTAGCGGCTACAAATAAAGGAATTAAATTAAATTTATATTATACCCCAACTGTTTTAACAACTAATTCTTTAGTTTTTGATCAAACTTTAATGCGTAAATGGTGGAAATCTGGTTATAAATATGCAAAGTCTAAGAGAGAAGAATTAATGAGTGAATTTAGACCCGATGTTTTAACTGATCAGGAAATTGAAGAGGGGATAGACGATTTAGAGGACTTAGACTTATAA